The proteins below come from a single Sphingomonas carotinifaciens genomic window:
- the rapZ gene encoding RNase adapter RapZ produces MIPKRILLVTGMSGAGTSTVLKTLEDLGWEVVDNLPLDLLDALLDSPPPAGASPELRPLAIGLGVRTRGFAPAAFMERSEQLHERSDLAVETLFLTCGSAELKRRYSETRRRHPLALDRPAQDGISDEAALLAPLRERADRLVETTNMNAHDLGQWARAAYPVAGLSAPVLSVMSFGFSRGLPRNADLVFDMRFLRNPHWVPTLRPGTGLDSDVATYVQSDPAYEPVLAQIEALLITLLPRYQAEGKSYVTIAIGCTGGRHRSVHVAERIGARLREAGFSPTVAHRDLGAVPKDSLEGRRPAAPAEMP; encoded by the coding sequence ATGATCCCCAAACGTATCCTGCTCGTGACCGGCATGTCCGGGGCGGGCACCTCCACCGTTCTCAAGACGCTGGAGGATCTGGGCTGGGAAGTCGTCGACAACCTCCCCCTGGACCTGCTCGACGCGCTGCTCGACTCGCCGCCCCCGGCCGGCGCCTCGCCTGAGCTTCGCCCGCTCGCCATCGGCCTCGGCGTCCGCACCCGCGGTTTCGCGCCGGCCGCCTTCATGGAGCGCAGCGAGCAACTGCACGAACGGTCCGATCTCGCGGTCGAAACGCTTTTCCTGACCTGCGGCTCGGCCGAGCTGAAGCGCCGCTATTCGGAAACGCGCCGCCGTCATCCGCTCGCACTCGACCGTCCCGCCCAGGACGGGATCAGCGACGAAGCCGCGCTGCTCGCGCCGCTTCGCGAGCGCGCCGACCGTTTGGTCGAAACGACCAATATGAACGCGCACGATCTCGGCCAATGGGCCCGTGCCGCCTATCCTGTGGCGGGTCTCAGCGCGCCCGTCCTGTCGGTCATGTCCTTCGGCTTTTCCCGTGGGTTGCCCCGCAACGCCGACCTCGTCTTCGACATGCGCTTCCTCCGCAACCCGCACTGGGTCCCCACCCTGCGCCCCGGCACCGGCCTCGACTCCGACGTCGCCACCTACGTCCAATCCGACCCCGCCTACGAACCCGTCCTCGCCCAGATCGAAGCCCTGCTCATCACCCTCCTCCCCCGCTACCAAGCGGAAGGAAAATCCTACGTCACCATCGCCATCGGCTGTACCGGAGGGAGACACCGCTCCGTCCATGTCGCCGAACGGATCGGCGCACGGTTGCGCGAAGCCGGATTTTCGCCCACGGTGGCTCACCGCGATCTCGGGGCGGTGCCCAAGGACTCGCTGGAAGGGCGCCGCCCGGCGGCCCCTGCTGAAATGCCGTGA
- a CDS encoding HPr family phosphocarrier protein has protein sequence MSGLSRTVQITNRRGLHARASAKFVTLASSQPCEVQVAKDGSGAVTGTSIMGLMMLGAAMGDEITISANGLGAEDAIATLAALVEGKFGED, from the coding sequence ATGAGCGGCCTGTCGCGCACGGTGCAGATCACCAACCGGCGTGGCCTTCACGCCCGCGCCAGCGCCAAGTTCGTGACGCTCGCCTCGTCCCAGCCCTGCGAGGTGCAGGTTGCCAAGGACGGCAGCGGCGCGGTCACCGGCACGTCGATCATGGGCCTGATGATGCTGGGCGCAGCGATGGGTGACGAGATCACGATCAGCGCGAACGGACTGGGCGCGGAGGATGCGATCGCGACCCTTGCGGCCCTTGTCGAAGGCAAGTTCGGCGAAGACTGA
- a CDS encoding class II aldolase/adducin family protein, which translates to MAPSAAEWEARQQLAACYRVFDMLGWSEMIYNHITLKVPDEDGAFLINPFGLHFSEVTASSLVKIDIDGNTLADSPYPVNLAGFTQHAVFHRHLPDAHCIMHTHTTAGAAVSSVEGGLRPTNFYACGFAGQIAYHEFEGVTVRSEEGERLIANLGDRRVMFLRNHGILVMGRTLPEAFLKHWSLQRACEIQIATATMGRALEVPPEVIAVHQRDLSKVQIPGGPGRADFAAMVRLVDRIDRTWRD; encoded by the coding sequence ATGGCCCCCAGCGCTGCCGAATGGGAGGCGCGCCAGCAGCTCGCCGCCTGCTACCGCGTGTTCGACATGCTCGGCTGGTCCGAGATGATCTACAACCACATCACCCTGAAGGTGCCGGACGAGGACGGCGCGTTCCTCATCAACCCCTTCGGCCTGCATTTTTCCGAGGTCACCGCCTCCAGCCTCGTGAAGATCGATATCGACGGCAACACGCTGGCGGACAGCCCCTATCCCGTGAACCTTGCCGGTTTTACCCAGCACGCCGTCTTCCACCGCCACCTGCCCGACGCGCATTGCATCATGCACACCCACACCACCGCCGGCGCCGCGGTCAGTTCGGTCGAGGGCGGGCTGCGCCCCACCAACTTCTACGCTTGCGGCTTTGCCGGCCAGATCGCCTATCATGAGTTCGAAGGCGTCACCGTCCGCTCCGAGGAAGGCGAGCGCCTGATCGCCAATCTCGGCGACAGGCGCGTGATGTTCCTGCGCAACCACGGCATCCTCGTCATGGGCCGCACCCTGCCCGAGGCGTTTCTGAAACACTGGTCGCTCCAGCGCGCCTGCGAGATCCAGATCGCCACCGCCACCATGGGCCGCGCGCTGGAGGTGCCGCCGGAGGTCATTGCCGTCCACCAGCGCGACCTGTCCAAGGTCCAGATCCCCGGCGGCCCCGGCAGGGCGGATTTCGCCGCCATGGTCCGCCTCGTCGATCGCATCGACCGGACATGGCGGGATTAG
- a CDS encoding RcnB family protein — protein sequence MTNRWIAALLAAGALIPGAAQAQQEMQNRGTDRGWQRRGDGGERVGVVPRPENRPLYNRREDFPENRPQVTRPDRPEARHTLDWENRDRPDRDRGDRERHRRDRQRNWDRERGWDRSDADWRDFGGDQWRSAERRDWGSRWNRGWREDGRYDWSHWRSANRNLYRLPRYYSPYGGAGYRRFGPGAALDPIFFGQNYWLSDPFVYRLPPTYAPYRWVRYYNDALLVDIRQGLVVDMVYDIFW from the coding sequence ATGACCAACAGGTGGATCGCCGCGCTGCTCGCCGCCGGAGCGCTGATACCCGGCGCAGCGCAGGCGCAGCAGGAGATGCAGAACCGCGGCACGGATCGCGGCTGGCAACGTCGCGGCGATGGCGGCGAGCGGGTGGGTGTCGTCCCCCGCCCGGAAAACCGCCCGCTCTACAATCGGCGCGAGGACTTCCCCGAGAACCGCCCCCAGGTCACCCGCCCCGACCGTCCGGAGGCCCGCCACACCCTCGACTGGGAAAATCGCGACCGCCCCGACCGTGACCGTGGCGACCGCGAGCGCCACCGCCGCGACCGCCAGCGGAATTGGGACCGCGAGCGCGGCTGGGACCGCAGCGACGCCGACTGGCGCGATTTCGGCGGCGACCAGTGGCGCTCGGCCGAGCGGCGCGACTGGGGCAGCCGCTGGAACCGTGGCTGGCGCGAGGATGGCCGCTACGACTGGTCGCACTGGCGCTCGGCCAATCGCAACCTGTACCGCCTGCCGCGCTATTACTCGCCCTATGGTGGCGCCGGCTATCGCCGCTTCGGACCGGGTGCGGCGCTCGACCCCATCTTCTTCGGCCAGAACTATTGGCTGTCGGACCCCTTCGTCTATCGCCTGCCGCCGACCTACGCCCCCTATCGCTGGGTGCGCTATTACAACGACGCGCTGCTCGTCGACATCCGCCAGGGTCTGGTGGTCGACATGGTGTACGACATCTTCTGGTAA
- a CDS encoding (2Fe-2S)-binding protein: MSRLTVNNQPVQYRLDPETPLLWALRDASNLTGTKYGCGTGHCGACTVDVDGRAVRSCQTTIGALEGSFVTTIEGLSRDRSHPLQLALLTDNVVQCGFCIPGIVMAASVLLKKDADPSEATIRAAIDNLCRCGIYPRLVESIQRAARNARGEEVVAAAPRPGTDPADAARTVPALVAPSAKLSDR, from the coding sequence ATGAGCCGCCTGACCGTCAACAACCAGCCCGTCCAGTATCGCCTCGACCCTGAAACGCCGCTGCTCTGGGCGCTGCGCGACGCGTCGAACCTGACAGGCACCAAATATGGTTGCGGCACCGGGCATTGCGGCGCCTGCACCGTGGATGTCGACGGCCGGGCGGTGCGCAGTTGCCAGACGACGATCGGCGCGCTCGAAGGCAGCTTCGTCACCACGATCGAGGGTCTGTCGCGCGATCGCTCGCATCCGCTGCAACTGGCGCTTCTGACCGACAATGTCGTGCAATGCGGCTTCTGCATCCCCGGCATCGTCATGGCGGCATCGGTCCTGCTGAAAAAGGACGCCGACCCGTCCGAGGCGACGATCCGCGCCGCGATCGACAATCTGTGCCGCTGCGGCATCTATCCCCGTCTGGTGGAAAGCATCCAGCGCGCCGCCCGCAATGCGCGGGGCGAGGAGGTCGTCGCCGCCGCCCCGCGCCCCGGTACCGACCCCGCCGATGCCGCGCGCACTGTGCCCGCCCTTGTCGCGCCATCCGCGAAGCTGTCGGATCGCTGA
- a CDS encoding phosphoenolpyruvate carboxykinase, translated as MSERIPNIGLEAQGIETRATLHWNRVTAQLTEMAVARGEGKLSADGPLVVETGRHTGRSAQDKFIVKDDETRDTVWWGKSNAAMEPAHFAALKADFFSALEDKDELFVQDLYGGSQPEHRVSVRVVTELAWHNLFIRTMLVRPAQSELRDFAAEYTIIDLPSFRADPARHGCRSETVIAVNMTEKLVLIGGTKYAGEMKKSVFGILNYLLPPTGVMPMHCSANMGADGSTAVFFGLSGTGKTTLSADPARTLIGDDEHGWSDTAVFNFEGGCYAKMIRLSRDAEPEIFATTKRFGTVLENVVMDPMTRQLDLDDNSLAENSRGAYPIDFIPNASADNMGGVPRNIVMLTADAYGVLPPIAKLTPEQAMYHFLSGYTARVAGTEIGVTEPDATFSTCFGAPFMPRHPSVYGNLLKERIAKGQVDCWLVNTGWTGGKYGVGLRMPIKVTRALLNAALDGSLNDATFRTDPYFGFRVPVAVAGVDPAMLDPRETWADKAAYDATAAKLVDLFVDNFAKFADHVDEEVRQAAPRTRQIA; from the coding sequence ATGAGTGAGCGCATTCCGAACATCGGTCTGGAAGCCCAGGGGATCGAAACCCGCGCGACGCTGCACTGGAACCGGGTGACGGCGCAGCTGACCGAGATGGCGGTGGCGCGCGGCGAGGGCAAATTGTCCGCCGACGGTCCGCTGGTGGTGGAAACCGGGCGGCATACCGGCCGCTCCGCGCAGGACAAGTTCATCGTCAAGGATGACGAGACGCGCGACACGGTATGGTGGGGCAAGTCGAACGCGGCGATGGAGCCGGCGCACTTCGCCGCGCTGAAGGCGGACTTCTTCAGCGCACTGGAGGACAAGGACGAGCTGTTCGTCCAGGACCTGTACGGCGGATCGCAGCCCGAACACCGCGTCAGCGTGCGGGTGGTGACCGAGCTGGCGTGGCACAACCTGTTCATCCGCACGATGCTGGTGCGCCCCGCGCAAAGCGAATTGCGCGATTTCGCCGCCGAATACACGATCATCGACCTGCCGAGCTTCCGGGCCGACCCGGCGCGCCATGGCTGCCGTTCGGAAACGGTGATCGCGGTCAACATGACCGAGAAGCTGGTCCTGATCGGCGGCACCAAATATGCCGGCGAAATGAAGAAGTCGGTGTTCGGCATCCTCAACTATCTGTTGCCGCCGACGGGCGTGATGCCGATGCACTGTTCGGCGAACATGGGCGCGGACGGGTCGACCGCGGTGTTCTTCGGCCTGTCGGGCACGGGCAAGACGACGCTGTCGGCGGACCCGGCGCGCACCCTGATCGGCGATGACGAGCATGGCTGGTCGGACACCGCAGTGTTCAATTTTGAGGGCGGATGCTACGCCAAGATGATCCGCCTGTCGCGCGATGCGGAACCGGAAATCTTCGCCACCACCAAGCGGTTCGGCACCGTTCTGGAAAATGTGGTGATGGACCCGATGACGCGCCAGCTCGACCTGGACGACAACAGCCTGGCCGAGAACAGCCGCGGCGCCTATCCGATCGACTTCATCCCCAATGCCTCGGCCGACAATATGGGCGGCGTGCCGCGCAACATCGTCATGCTGACCGCGGACGCCTACGGCGTGCTGCCGCCGATCGCCAAGCTGACGCCCGAACAGGCGATGTATCATTTCCTGTCGGGCTATACCGCGCGCGTCGCGGGTACCGAGATCGGCGTGACCGAGCCCGACGCGACCTTCTCCACCTGTTTCGGGGCGCCGTTCATGCCGCGCCATCCGTCGGTCTACGGCAATCTGCTGAAGGAGCGGATCGCCAAGGGGCAGGTCGATTGCTGGCTGGTCAACACCGGCTGGACCGGGGGCAAGTATGGCGTCGGGCTGCGCATGCCGATCAAGGTGACGCGCGCGCTGTTGAACGCGGCGCTGGACGGCAGCCTGAACGACGCGACCTTCCGCACCGATCCCTATTTCGGCTTCCGGGTGCCGGTGGCGGTGGCGGGTGTCGACCCGGCGATGCTGGACCCGCGCGAGACCTGGGCGGACAAGGCCGCCTATGACGCGACGGCGGCGAAGCTGGTCGACCTGTTCGTCGACAATTTCGCGAAGTTCGCCGACCATGTCGATGAAGAGGTGCGTCAGGCGGCGCCCAGGACGCGGCAGATCGCGTGA
- a CDS encoding response regulator transcription factor: MTATIALVDDDRNILTSVSIALQAEGFLTRIYADGETALKALIDNPADLGIFDVKMPRMDGLELLRRLREKSQIPVIFLTSKDDELDEALGLAMGADDYIAKPFSQRLLIARVRAILRRAEITQPGAAATAGGAAEAPTGPLVRGRLTMDPARHRTTWNGEAVTLTVTEFLILETLAQRPGIVRTRNQLMDAAYQDDIYVDDRTIDSHIKRLRRKFRQVDPEFDSIETLYGAGYRFSEE; the protein is encoded by the coding sequence ATGACGGCCACGATCGCGCTCGTCGACGACGACCGGAACATCCTCACCTCGGTGTCGATCGCGCTGCAGGCGGAAGGATTTCTGACGCGCATCTATGCCGATGGCGAAACCGCGCTGAAGGCGTTGATCGACAATCCCGCCGACCTCGGCATCTTTGACGTGAAGATGCCGCGCATGGACGGCCTGGAACTGCTCCGCCGCCTGCGCGAGAAAAGCCAGATCCCGGTCATCTTCCTCACCAGCAAGGACGACGAGCTGGACGAGGCGCTGGGGCTGGCGATGGGTGCGGACGACTATATCGCCAAGCCCTTTTCGCAGCGCCTGCTCATTGCCCGCGTCCGCGCCATCCTGCGCCGCGCCGAAATCACCCAGCCGGGCGCCGCCGCCACCGCCGGCGGCGCGGCGGAGGCGCCCACCGGCCCCCTGGTCCGCGGCCGCCTGACCATGGACCCGGCGCGTCACCGCACCACCTGGAACGGCGAGGCGGTGACGCTTACCGTCACCGAATTCCTGATCCTCGAAACGCTGGCGCAGCGGCCGGGCATCGTGCGGACCCGCAACCAGTTGATGGATGCCGCCTATCAGGACGACATCTATGTCGACGATCGCACGATCGACAGCCATATCAAGCGACTGCGCCGCAAGTTCCGGCAGGTCGATCCCGAATTCGACTCCATCGAAACGCTGTATGGCGCCGGCTACCGATTCTCCGAGGAGTGA
- a CDS encoding prolyl hydroxylase family protein encodes MSIFARKPKTTSKLREAAGTHTARALDANPAVTRVGVETAQIYYHAGFLSPEQCDGLIALIDANNRPSTLLSDRPDVGFRTSHSCDMNRYDPAVQPIDEAIARLLDIAPERGETMQGQRYAPGQQFRAHHDYFHESESYWEKVKVHGGQRTWTAMIYLNDVEDGGATWFPHAGIKVAPRRGMLLAWNNMKLDGSPNEMTLHEGMPVVEGVKYIITKWFREGNWVN; translated from the coding sequence ATGTCGATCTTCGCCCGGAAGCCCAAGACCACCTCCAAGCTGCGCGAGGCCGCCGGTACCCACACCGCGCGCGCGCTCGACGCCAATCCCGCGGTCACCCGTGTCGGGGTGGAAACCGCGCAGATCTATTACCACGCGGGCTTCCTCTCGCCGGAACAGTGCGACGGGCTGATCGCGCTGATCGATGCCAACAACCGCCCCTCGACACTGTTGTCGGATCGCCCGGACGTCGGCTTTCGCACCTCGCACAGTTGCGACATGAACCGCTACGATCCCGCGGTGCAGCCGATCGACGAGGCGATCGCCCGCCTGCTCGACATCGCGCCCGAGCGCGGCGAGACGATGCAGGGCCAGCGCTACGCCCCGGGCCAGCAATTCCGCGCCCATCACGATTATTTCCACGAAAGCGAAAGCTATTGGGAAAAGGTGAAGGTGCATGGCGGCCAGCGCACCTGGACCGCAATGATCTACCTCAACGACGTGGAGGATGGCGGCGCCACCTGGTTCCCGCATGCCGGCATCAAGGTCGCTCCCCGGCGCGGCATGCTGCTCGCCTGGAACAACATGAAGCTCGATGGCAGCCCCAACGAAATGACCCTCCACGAAGGGATGCCCGTCGTGGAGGGTGTGAAGTACATCATCACCAAATGGTTCCGCGAGGGCAACTGGGTCAACTGA
- a CDS encoding PTS sugar transporter subunit IIA: MIGLVLVTHGRLADEFVTAMVHVVGPQERVATIAIGPEDDMETRRADIAAAIGQVDAGRGVIVLTDLFGGTPSNLAISLMERGRVEVIAGMNLPMLIRLGSARKSMKVVDAVAAAREAGRKYISVASEVLGEAAA; the protein is encoded by the coding sequence ATGATCGGTCTGGTTCTTGTGACGCATGGTCGGCTCGCCGATGAGTTCGTGACCGCGATGGTGCACGTCGTCGGCCCGCAGGAACGCGTGGCGACGATCGCCATCGGGCCGGAGGATGACATGGAAACGCGCCGCGCCGACATCGCCGCCGCCATCGGTCAGGTCGATGCCGGCCGCGGCGTCATTGTCCTGACCGACCTGTTTGGCGGCACCCCCTCCAATCTCGCCATCTCGCTGATGGAACGCGGCCGGGTGGAAGTCATTGCGGGGATGAACCTCCCGATGCTGATCCGCCTGGGTTCGGCGCGCAAGTCGATGAAGGTGGTCGATGCGGTCGCCGCCGCGCGGGAAGCGGGGCGCAAATATATCTCCGTCGCCTCCGAAGTGCTGGGCGAGGCCGCGGCATGA
- a CDS encoding sensor histidine kinase, which produces MAPATDSPRSETSDLALRWSGQISLTRRILAVNIFALLLLAGGFFYLDSYRSRIMDSRVAQAGREARLVAEAIGTVVQDQRDRLILRLAADTDTRIRLYDPAGGLVADSRVLGLRNVVLRDPDKQGWRAASARLLDAVIDTVAGATRAPLYREQRDGRGWPDVVAAQARGVIATSVWRAPDRTPVITAAAPVRGGGTVMTTINARGITKTVRSERFRLSVVLGVVTLISVLLSLFLARTIVRPLRRLARAAVRVRLGRAREVVVPRLPDRRDELGMLARALSDMSLALRDRIDATEAFAADVTHELKNPLASLRSAVESLDRIKDPALQQQLLAIVRDDVHRLDRLITDISDASRLDAQLSRAKFEPVDIVALIRALLDQRVARGVERDIRLRLDAVGPADWMVQGEGARLERVFENLNENAISFSPNGGTVAIGVAPDAGTLVVRVEDEGPGVPEEARDAIFRRFHSDRPEGEEFGRHSGLGLAIARTIVEAHQGSIIVESREDRIRGARFVVRMPLAPSR; this is translated from the coding sequence ATGGCGCCGGCTACCGATTCTCCGAGGAGTGAGACCTCCGACCTTGCGCTGCGCTGGTCGGGGCAGATCTCGCTCACCCGGCGCATCCTGGCGGTCAACATCTTCGCGCTGCTGCTGCTCGCGGGTGGCTTCTTCTATCTCGATTCCTATCGCAGCCGGATCATGGACAGCCGCGTCGCGCAGGCCGGGCGCGAGGCGCGGCTGGTGGCGGAGGCGATCGGCACCGTCGTGCAGGACCAGCGCGACCGGCTGATCCTGCGCCTCGCCGCCGATACCGATACCCGCATCCGCCTCTACGATCCCGCAGGCGGGCTGGTCGCCGACAGCCGGGTGCTGGGCCTGCGCAACGTCGTACTGCGCGATCCCGACAAGCAGGGCTGGCGCGCCGCCAGCGCACGCCTGCTCGATGCCGTGATCGATACCGTTGCCGGCGCCACCCGCGCGCCGCTCTACCGCGAGCAACGCGACGGACGCGGCTGGCCCGACGTGGTCGCGGCGCAGGCGCGCGGCGTCATCGCCACCAGCGTCTGGCGCGCCCCCGATCGCACGCCCGTCATCACCGCCGCGGCGCCGGTTCGCGGCGGCGGCACCGTCATGACCACGATCAACGCGCGCGGCATTACGAAGACGGTGCGCAGCGAACGCTTCCGCCTCAGCGTCGTGCTCGGCGTCGTCACGCTCATCTCGGTGCTGTTGTCGCTGTTCCTCGCCCGCACCATTGTCCGTCCCTTGCGCCGCCTCGCCCGCGCCGCCGTCCGCGTCCGCCTCGGCCGCGCGCGCGAGGTCGTCGTGCCGCGCCTGCCCGATCGCCGGGACGAACTCGGCATGCTGGCCCGCGCGCTATCCGACATGAGCTTGGCGCTCCGCGACCGCATCGACGCGACCGAGGCCTTTGCCGCCGACGTCACCCACGAACTCAAGAACCCCCTCGCCTCGCTCCGCTCCGCCGTCGAAAGCCTCGACCGGATCAAGGACCCGGCGCTTCAGCAACAGCTTCTCGCCATCGTGCGCGACGACGTTCACCGGCTCGACCGCCTCATCACCGACATTTCCGACGCCTCCCGCCTCGATGCGCAGCTCAGCCGCGCCAAGTTCGAGCCCGTCGACATCGTCGCCCTCATCCGCGCTCTGCTCGACCAGCGTGTTGCCCGCGGGGTGGAACGCGACATCCGCCTGCGCCTCGATGCGGTCGGCCCCGCCGACTGGATGGTCCAGGGCGAGGGCGCGCGGCTGGAGCGTGTGTTCGAGAACCTGAACGAAAACGCCATCTCCTTTTCGCCGAACGGCGGCACCGTCGCGATCGGCGTTGCGCCTGACGCCGGCACGCTGGTCGTCCGGGTCGAGGATGAAGGCCCCGGCGTGCCGGAGGAGGCGCGCGACGCGATTTTCCGCCGCTTTCATTCGGATCGCCCGGAAGGCGAGGAATTCGGCCGGCATTCCGGCCTCGGCCTCGCCATTGCGCGAACGATCGTGGAGGCGCATCAGGGCAGCATAATCGTCGAATCGCGAGAGGACCGGATCAGGGGTGCGCGTTTCGTCGTGCGCATGCCGCTGGCCCCGTCTCGCTGA
- a CDS encoding HPr kinase/phosphorylase, translated as MAIPSSETLHASCVAIGDHAVLIEGRSGAGKSDLALRLIDRGARLVSDDYTLLVRDRDRLLARAPATIAGRIEVRGLGIVAMPHVEHVPVALIVRLDEAPARLPERRTRRVAGVAIRELALDPIPVSAPIKVELALAHPEATPE; from the coding sequence CTGGCGATACCATCTTCTGAAACGCTGCACGCCAGTTGCGTCGCGATCGGCGACCATGCGGTGCTGATCGAGGGGCGCTCGGGTGCGGGCAAGTCCGACCTGGCGCTGCGCCTGATCGATCGCGGCGCGCGGCTGGTCAGCGACGATTACACGCTGCTGGTCCGCGACCGCGACCGGCTGCTCGCCCGCGCGCCCGCCACCATCGCCGGGCGGATCGAGGTGCGCGGCCTCGGCATCGTGGCCATGCCCCATGTCGAACATGTGCCGGTCGCGCTGATCGTGCGGCTCGACGAGGCGCCCGCCCGCCTGCCGGAGCGTCGCACCCGCCGCGTCGCGGGGGTCGCGATCCGCGAACTCGCACTCGATCCCATTCCCGTATCCGCGCCGATCAAGGTCGAACTGGCCCTGGCGCATCCCGAGGCGACACCCGAATGA
- a CDS encoding CaiB/BaiF CoA transferase family protein: MTATPLAGLKVVELARILAGPWAGQVLADLGAEVVKVESPAGDDTRRWGPPFVANPDGTEDAAYFHAANRNKRSVVADFTTPQGQAIVRDLVADADILIENFKVGGLTRYGLDYASLSALNPRLVYCSITGFGQDGPYAHRAGYDFIVQGMSGIMDLTGEPDGAPQKIGVAFADIMTGLYAVIAIQAALHMRARTGHGQHIDMALFDTMTGVLANQAMNWFAGGVSPTRLGNAHPNIVPYAVFPVRDGWFILAVGNDAQYRRFCTIVGLDPDDPRHATNALRLARRDTLIPLIEAATRRFDRDDLLARLEAAGVPAGPINSVAQAFADPQILARGLAIDAARADGGTVPGIRTPIRFSDASLADPLAAPMLGKGD, translated from the coding sequence ATGACCGCAACTCCGCTCGCCGGCCTGAAGGTGGTCGAGCTTGCCCGCATCCTCGCCGGCCCCTGGGCGGGGCAGGTCCTCGCCGATCTGGGCGCGGAGGTGGTCAAGGTCGAAAGCCCGGCGGGCGACGACACCCGCCGCTGGGGCCCACCCTTCGTCGCCAATCCGGACGGCACCGAGGATGCCGCCTATTTCCATGCCGCCAACCGCAACAAGCGTTCGGTCGTCGCCGATTTCACCACGCCGCAGGGCCAGGCGATCGTCCGCGATCTGGTCGCCGATGCCGACATCCTGATCGAGAATTTCAAGGTCGGCGGCCTGACGCGCTACGGCCTCGATTATGCCAGCCTGTCCGCGCTCAACCCGCGGCTGGTCTATTGCTCGATCACCGGCTTCGGTCAGGACGGCCCCTATGCCCACCGCGCCGGCTACGACTTCATCGTGCAGGGGATGAGCGGCATCATGGACCTGACCGGCGAGCCGGACGGGGCGCCGCAAAAGATCGGCGTGGCCTTTGCCGACATCATGACCGGCTTGTACGCGGTGATCGCGATCCAGGCGGCACTGCACATGCGCGCGCGCACCGGGCACGGCCAGCATATCGACATGGCGCTATTCGACACGATGACCGGCGTTCTCGCCAATCAGGCGATGAACTGGTTCGCCGGCGGCGTCTCCCCGACCCGGCTCGGCAATGCCCATCCCAATATCGTGCCCTATGCGGTGTTTCCGGTGCGCGACGGCTGGTTCATCCTGGCCGTTGGCAACGACGCGCAATATCGCCGCTTCTGCACGATCGTCGGTCTCGATCCCGATGACCCGCGCCACGCCACCAACGCGCTGCGCCTTGCCCGCCGCGACACGCTGATCCCGCTGATCGAGGCGGCGACCCGCCGCTTCGACCGCGACGACCTTCTGGCGCGTCTGGAGGCGGCGGGCGTCCCGGCCGGCCCGATCAACAGCGTCGCACAGGCGTTCGCCGATCCCCAGATCCTCGCCCGCGGCCTTGCGATCGATGCGGCGCGGGCAGATGGCGGCACCGTGCCCGGCATACGCACCCCGATCCGTTTCTCGGATGCGTCCCTTGCCGATCCGCTGGCCGCACCGATGCTGGGCAAGGGCGACTGA